A region from the Stutzerimonas stutzeri genome encodes:
- a CDS encoding LysR family transcriptional regulator encodes MDIDLARTFLEIIRSGSFIATAERLHVTQTAVTARVRSLETQLGCRLFVRNRAGARLTPDGERFVAYATQLVQTWETARRDLPLPRGYDKLLSLGAEVSLCNPLMLAWVQRLRQAMPDHALRNEVASGDELQKQLDLGALDAALVHRPEYWPGLQIEQLLEEKLIQVVHATEPDPYLYIDWGPAFRQQHDLSLPGHMRAALSFSLGPLALQYLVQCGGRGYFRTRVVQRYLDEGILKRVEQAPEFSYPVYLVHSRAAQSPALFKALELLREVARDDYDWSRWNYAI; translated from the coding sequence ATGGATATCGATCTCGCCCGCACCTTTCTCGAGATCATTCGCAGCGGCAGCTTCATCGCCACCGCCGAGCGCCTGCATGTCACCCAGACGGCGGTGACCGCGCGGGTGCGTAGTCTGGAGACGCAGCTCGGTTGCCGGCTGTTCGTGCGCAACCGGGCCGGGGCGCGGCTGACGCCTGACGGCGAACGTTTTGTCGCCTATGCCACGCAACTGGTGCAGACCTGGGAAACGGCGCGGCGCGACCTGCCGTTGCCGCGCGGCTACGACAAGCTGTTGTCGCTTGGAGCCGAGGTCAGCCTGTGTAACCCGCTGATGCTTGCCTGGGTCCAGCGGCTGCGCCAGGCAATGCCTGACCATGCGCTGCGCAACGAGGTGGCCAGTGGCGATGAGCTGCAAAAGCAACTCGACTTGGGCGCGCTGGATGCGGCATTGGTGCACCGCCCCGAGTACTGGCCCGGATTGCAGATCGAGCAACTGCTCGAGGAAAAACTCATCCAGGTGGTGCATGCAACCGAGCCGGATCCTTATCTCTATATCGACTGGGGCCCGGCGTTCCGTCAGCAGCACGACCTTTCCCTGCCGGGCCATATGCGCGCCGCCCTGTCCTTCAGCCTCGGGCCGCTGGCGCTGCAGTATCTGGTTCAGTGCGGCGGGCGCGGCTACTTCCGCACGCGCGTGGTGCAGCGCTATCTCGACGAAGGCATCCTCAAGCGCGTCGAGCAAGCGCCGGAATTCAGCTACCCGGTCTACCTGGTCCATTCCCGCGCGGCGCAGTCGCCGGCCCTGTTCAAGGCACTCGAACTGCTACGCGAGGTCGCTCGGGACGACTACGACTGGTCGCGCTGGAACTACGCGATCTGA
- a CDS encoding nitrite reductase, whose protein sequence is MRVVPLVLLALSGAIQAAPEVVGLEQAGALYEQHCQSCHGVDRLGGAGPALLPESLSRLKPDEAREVIHNGRPASQMAAFGDRLNDAQIDGLVSYLYQPPATPPTWSDADIRASHRILADVSKLPSTPQHGADPLNLFVVVEAGNHHVRVLDGERFTELANFPSHYALHGGPKFSPDGRFVYFASRDGWVSVYDLNNLTMIAEVRAGLNTRNLAVSNDGRWVLVGNYLPGNLVLLDARDLSLVKHIPAVAADGTPSRVSAVYTAPPRDSFVVALKDVKEAWELSYAGEPDFKPRRIEAADFLDDFSFTPDYRYLLATSRKALGGQVIDLDTGKAVTDIPLPGMPHLGSGIYWKRNGKWVFATPNVSKGLISVLDLETWKLIKEIPTEGPGFFMRSHLNSKYAWTDVFFGPNNDAVHLIDKQTLEIAYTLRPMPGKNAAHVEFTNDGRYALLSVWDTDGALIVYDAKTLEEIKRIPMNKPSGKYNVGNKIEFAEGTSH, encoded by the coding sequence ATGCGAGTAGTTCCGCTAGTGCTGTTGGCACTTTCTGGTGCGATTCAGGCAGCGCCCGAGGTGGTGGGCTTGGAACAGGCCGGCGCGCTTTACGAGCAACACTGCCAGAGCTGCCATGGCGTCGATCGTCTGGGCGGCGCAGGGCCGGCGCTGCTGCCGGAGAGCCTCAGCCGACTGAAGCCTGACGAGGCACGCGAGGTCATCCACAACGGTCGGCCGGCCAGCCAGATGGCGGCGTTCGGCGACCGTCTGAACGATGCACAGATCGATGGTCTGGTGAGCTATCTCTATCAGCCGCCAGCGACCCCGCCGACCTGGAGCGACGCGGATATTCGCGCCAGCCACCGCATCCTTGCCGACGTTTCCAAGCTACCGAGCACGCCGCAACACGGCGCCGACCCGCTCAACCTGTTCGTCGTGGTCGAGGCCGGCAATCATCATGTACGCGTGCTCGACGGCGAGCGCTTCACCGAGCTGGCCAACTTCCCGTCGCACTACGCCCTGCACGGTGGCCCGAAGTTCTCGCCGGATGGGCGCTTCGTCTACTTCGCCTCGCGCGACGGCTGGGTCAGCGTCTACGACCTCAACAACCTGACCATGATCGCCGAGGTCCGCGCCGGGCTGAACACCCGCAATCTGGCCGTCAGCAACGATGGCCGCTGGGTGCTGGTGGGCAACTACCTGCCGGGCAATCTGGTACTGCTCGACGCGCGCGACCTGTCGCTGGTAAAGCACATCCCGGCGGTCGCCGCGGACGGCACGCCGTCGCGGGTCAGCGCCGTCTACACCGCCCCGCCACGCGACAGCTTCGTGGTCGCACTGAAGGACGTGAAGGAAGCCTGGGAGCTGTCCTATGCCGGCGAGCCGGACTTCAAACCACGGCGCATCGAGGCCGCCGACTTTCTCGACGACTTCTCCTTTACCCCAGACTATCGCTACCTGCTGGCCACCTCGCGCAAGGCCCTCGGCGGCCAGGTCATCGACCTCGACACCGGCAAGGCGGTCACCGACATCCCGCTGCCGGGCATGCCGCACCTGGGCTCGGGCATCTACTGGAAGCGCAACGGCAAGTGGGTCTTCGCCACGCCCAACGTGAGCAAGGGCCTGATCTCGGTGCTCGACCTCGAGACCTGGAAGCTGATCAAGGAAATCCCCACCGAAGGCCCCGGCTTCTTCATGCGCAGCCACCTGAACTCGAAATACGCCTGGACAGACGTGTTCTTCGGCCCGAACAACGACGCCGTGCACCTGATCGACAAACAGACCCTGGAAATCGCCTACACGCTACGGCCAATGCCGGGCAAGAACGCTGCCCACGTCGAATTCACCAACGACGGCCGCTACGCCCTGCTCAGCGTCTGGGACACCGACGGCGCGCTGATCGTCTACGACGCCAAGACGCTGGAAGAGATCAAACGCATCCCGATGAACAAACCGTCCGGCAAATACAACGTCGGCAACAAGATCGAGTTTGCCGAGGGGACCTCGCACTGA
- a CDS encoding methyl-accepting chemotaxis protein, translating into MIFGARRAARQLQDERDRLQRTCDDQAARISALEQALAAMQAARSDEQRQLRYYRGVASKLACFSTSVAHLGDSFEYLTGQLGENRLRAEQVDDAALSNQQRFGELQGKAIDMERGLDQASRKVEALAAHSQEINGIVDLISGIASQTNLLALNAAIEAARAGEAGRGFAVVAGEVRTLAERTALATADIVRKITEVQAEIADVHHYIQLQGNLAQGFSQTTASAVAGMQHLHRLAGSMRDGIERSSFRAGIELANLDELSLKFVVYNQVLGAAEQSVPTLPSERDCRFGRWYYAEDNRRMQRLAHFQRIERPHTAVHHQGQRALEAFARQALEDTLGHLGEMETANLEVMRIVAALIDEYEASTRPSHAPA; encoded by the coding sequence ATGATCTTCGGAGCCAGGCGGGCCGCCCGCCAGTTGCAAGACGAACGCGATCGCCTGCAGCGCACCTGCGACGATCAGGCCGCGCGTATCTCGGCGCTGGAGCAGGCGCTCGCCGCCATGCAGGCGGCACGCAGCGATGAGCAGCGCCAACTCCGTTACTACCGCGGCGTGGCCAGCAAGCTGGCCTGCTTCAGTACATCGGTGGCGCATCTGGGCGACTCCTTCGAGTACCTCACCGGTCAACTGGGCGAGAACCGCCTCCGTGCCGAGCAGGTCGACGACGCGGCGTTGAGCAACCAGCAACGCTTCGGCGAATTGCAGGGCAAGGCGATCGACATGGAGCGTGGCCTCGATCAGGCCTCGCGCAAGGTCGAGGCCCTGGCGGCGCATTCGCAGGAGATCAACGGCATCGTCGATCTCATCAGCGGCATCGCCAGCCAGACCAACCTGCTCGCCCTCAACGCCGCCATCGAGGCGGCGCGGGCGGGGGAGGCCGGGCGCGGTTTCGCGGTGGTCGCCGGGGAGGTTCGCACCCTGGCGGAGCGAACCGCGCTGGCTACCGCCGACATTGTCCGCAAGATCACCGAGGTGCAGGCCGAGATCGCCGACGTGCACCACTACATCCAGCTACAGGGAAACCTGGCGCAGGGGTTCAGCCAGACCACGGCCAGCGCCGTCGCCGGCATGCAGCACCTGCATCGATTGGCCGGGAGCATGCGTGACGGCATCGAGCGTTCCTCGTTCCGCGCGGGAATCGAGCTGGCCAATCTGGACGAGCTGTCGTTGAAGTTCGTCGTCTACAACCAGGTCCTAGGCGCTGCCGAGCAGAGCGTTCCGACGTTGCCCAGCGAGCGCGATTGCCGGTTCGGGCGCTGGTACTACGCGGAGGATAACCGGCGCATGCAGCGCCTGGCGCACTTCCAGCGGATCGAGCGGCCGCACACCGCCGTGCATCACCAAGGGCAGCGGGCACTCGAGGCATTTGCGCGACAGGCGCTGGAGGACACGCTCGGGCACCTCGGCGAGATGGAGACGGCCAACCTCGAGGTGATGCGCATTGTCGCGGCGCTGATCGACGAGTACGAAGCCAGCACCCGGCCGTCTCACGCACCGGCGTGA
- a CDS encoding Lrp/AsnC family transcriptional regulator: MTALLDDLQTLQLRRLLEAGLPLAARPYQLLAERIGASEEAVLEQVRRWNDSGLFRRMGLVIKHRALGFRANAMLVMDIPDEIVDEIGQRLGQAAGINLCYQRPRRLPDWPYNLFCMVHGREREQVCRLIAALLAEQGLSDAPHQLLFSTRAFKQCGGRYAPPAIPVAAHG; this comes from the coding sequence ATGACCGCCCTGCTCGATGATCTGCAAACCCTGCAGCTGCGGCGCCTGCTCGAAGCCGGCCTGCCACTCGCCGCCCGCCCCTATCAACTGCTGGCCGAACGCATCGGCGCCAGCGAAGAGGCGGTGCTCGAGCAGGTCCGTCGCTGGAACGACAGCGGACTGTTTCGTCGCATGGGCCTCGTGATCAAGCATCGCGCCCTGGGCTTTCGCGCCAATGCCATGCTGGTGATGGACATCCCGGACGAGATCGTCGACGAGATCGGCCAGCGCCTCGGCCAGGCCGCCGGCATCAACCTCTGCTATCAGCGGCCGCGGCGCCTGCCCGACTGGCCTTACAACCTGTTTTGCATGGTCCACGGCCGCGAGCGCGAGCAGGTCTGCCGGTTGATCGCCGCGCTGCTCGCCGAACAGGGGCTGAGCGACGCGCCGCACCAGCTGCTGTTCAGCACCCGCGCCTTCAAGCAATGCGGTGGCCGTTACGCCCCGCCCGCGATACCGGTGGCGGCCCATGGATGA
- the cobA gene encoding uroporphyrinogen-III C-methyltransferase yields MDQPTTLPAALGATLAPGEVALVGAGPGDPGLLTLRAWSLLQQADAVVYDRLVSEELMQLLPARCARHYVGKTSGYHSLPQPQINQLLVDLAQQKLRVVRLKGGDPFIFGRGAEELEFLLAHGINGQVVPGVTAAAGCSAYAGIPLTHRDLAHSCQFITGHLQEDGALQLSWTSLVEGKQTLVFYMGLAALGEISRNLIAAGLPVDTPAALIGNGTRADQRVVRCSLKQLPSMAQAHQLMPPTLTVIGQVVGLFADTELEFPARLRTARHIQSAPQEALCE; encoded by the coding sequence ATGGATCAGCCAACCACTCTCCCCGCTGCACTCGGCGCCACGCTGGCCCCTGGCGAAGTCGCCCTCGTCGGCGCCGGCCCCGGCGACCCGGGCCTGCTCACCTTGCGCGCCTGGAGCCTGCTGCAACAGGCCGACGCGGTGGTCTACGACCGCCTGGTCAGTGAGGAGTTGATGCAGCTGCTGCCAGCCCGCTGCGCCCGCCATTACGTCGGCAAGACCAGCGGCTACCACAGCCTGCCGCAGCCGCAGATCAACCAGTTGCTGGTGGACCTGGCGCAGCAGAAGCTGCGCGTGGTGCGGCTGAAAGGCGGCGACCCCTTCATCTTCGGCCGCGGCGCCGAGGAACTGGAATTCCTTCTGGCGCATGGCATCAATGGCCAGGTGGTTCCGGGCGTGACCGCCGCTGCCGGTTGCAGCGCCTATGCCGGCATTCCGCTGACCCACCGCGACCTGGCGCATTCCTGCCAGTTCATCACCGGCCATTTGCAGGAAGACGGCGCGCTGCAGCTGTCCTGGACCAGTCTGGTCGAGGGCAAGCAGACGCTGGTCTTCTATATGGGCCTGGCCGCGCTCGGCGAGATCTCGCGCAACCTGATCGCCGCCGGCCTGCCGGTCGACACGCCGGCCGCACTGATCGGCAACGGCACCCGCGCCGACCAGCGCGTGGTGCGCTGCAGCCTCAAGCAACTGCCGAGCATGGCGCAGGCGCACCAGCTGATGCCGCCAACCCTAACCGTCATCGGCCAGGTGGTCGGCTTGTTCGCCGACACCGAGCTGGAATTCCCGGCTCGGCTACGCACCGCCCGGCATATACAATCCGCTCCACAGGAGGCCCTATGCGAGTAG
- a CDS encoding Lrp/AsnC family transcriptional regulator, translated as MQIDALSRRLIDRFQHGMPLCAEPYRAMAEALDCSEAEVLACLEALEHGGGLSRVGPVFEHSRAGASTLVALAVPEARLESVAALINSYPEVNHNYLREHRYNLWFVVTGPDHAHVEALLARIEAETGLTPLDLPMRAAYRIDLGFPIGDAP; from the coding sequence ATGCAGATCGACGCCCTCAGCCGCCGCCTGATCGACCGCTTCCAGCACGGCATGCCGCTGTGCGCCGAGCCCTACCGCGCCATGGCCGAGGCGCTCGATTGCAGCGAAGCCGAGGTGCTGGCCTGCCTCGAGGCCCTGGAGCACGGCGGCGGTCTGTCGCGCGTCGGCCCGGTGTTCGAGCACAGCCGCGCCGGCGCCAGCACCCTGGTCGCCCTGGCGGTGCCCGAGGCGCGCCTGGAATCGGTCGCAGCGCTGATCAACAGCTATCCCGAGGTCAACCACAACTACCTGCGCGAGCACCGCTACAACCTCTGGTTCGTGGTGACGGGCCCCGACCACGCTCACGTCGAAGCGCTGCTGGCGCGGATCGAAGCCGAAACCGGGCTCACGCCGCTGGATCTACCGATGCGGGCGGCCTACCGCATCGACCTCGGTTTCCCCATCGGAGACGCGCCATGA
- a CDS encoding HPP family protein has product MQQRLIDWCRSFAPAPLSARPAEWLRAAIGIGLVLLLIIPASALVFGSSISLPLVAPAAASAVLVFAASSSPFAQPWSVIGGNLLATAIGVALAASDLPVAAAAGIAGALAILCLFILRCLHPPAAALALVAVIGSPQVHAFGFELLYPVAFNSLLLVSVALLYNNLSGHAYPKPRPHKGNPHHTHDPLPSERMSFSEDDVERALADFGEYVDVTRDDLAQLIKQTEKHALRRSMGEITAADIMSRDLYWGTPDCSIQQAWQTLREHRLHSFPVLEPDSRRLVGIVTLVDLLKHFQPASARIKFGQLKFLRGVQLRTIMSTPVVSVTEDSHMVDLVFLLSDRGLHCLPVVDGQQRLVGMITQTDLIAALYRNWLKHLPD; this is encoded by the coding sequence ATGCAACAACGTCTTATCGACTGGTGCCGTTCCTTCGCCCCGGCGCCTCTCTCTGCGCGCCCGGCCGAATGGCTGCGCGCGGCCATCGGTATCGGTCTGGTGCTGCTGCTGATCATTCCGGCCAGTGCGCTGGTGTTCGGGAGCAGTATTTCGCTGCCGTTGGTGGCGCCGGCGGCAGCGTCGGCGGTGCTGGTGTTCGCCGCGTCGTCGAGCCCCTTCGCGCAGCCCTGGTCGGTGATCGGCGGCAACCTGCTGGCCACCGCGATCGGCGTAGCGTTGGCAGCCAGCGACTTGCCAGTCGCGGCCGCTGCCGGCATCGCCGGGGCCCTGGCGATCCTCTGTCTGTTCATCCTGCGCTGCCTGCATCCGCCTGCCGCGGCGCTGGCGCTGGTGGCGGTGATAGGTAGCCCGCAGGTGCACGCTTTCGGCTTCGAACTGCTCTATCCGGTGGCCTTCAATTCGCTGCTGCTGGTCTCGGTTGCGCTCCTCTACAACAACCTCAGCGGGCATGCCTATCCCAAGCCGCGCCCGCACAAGGGCAACCCGCACCACACTCACGACCCCCTGCCCAGTGAGCGCATGAGCTTCAGCGAGGACGATGTCGAGCGCGCGCTGGCCGACTTCGGCGAATACGTCGACGTCACCCGCGACGATCTCGCCCAGTTGATCAAACAGACCGAAAAGCACGCGTTGCGGCGCAGCATGGGCGAGATCACCGCCGCCGACATCATGTCCCGCGACCTCTACTGGGGCACGCCGGACTGTTCGATTCAGCAGGCCTGGCAAACGCTGCGCGAACACCGTCTGCATTCGTTCCCGGTGCTGGAGCCCGACAGCCGCCGCCTGGTGGGTATCGTGACCCTGGTCGATCTGCTCAAGCACTTCCAGCCGGCGTCGGCACGGATCAAGTTCGGCCAGCTCAAATTCCTGCGCGGCGTCCAGCTACGCACGATCATGAGCACGCCGGTGGTCTCGGTAACCGAGGACAGCCACATGGTCGATCTGGTGTTCCTGCTGTCCGACCGCGGTCTGCACTGCCTGCCGGTCGTCGATGGCCAACAGCGACTGGTCGGCATGATCACCCAGACCGACCTCATTGCCGCGCTCTACCGCAACTGGCTCAAGCACCTGCCCGACTGA
- a CDS encoding Lrp/AsnC family transcriptional regulator produces the protein MSACTSPFEPAQQAELARRLVSLTEGGLPLVDDPWGWLAERLELSVEATLALLQQLQADGAIRRIAAVPNHYRLGYRHNGMTVWDVDDAEIARLGPLIGAQAFVSHCYRRPRQDGWRYNLFAMVHGRSAEEIDGYRAEIRALLGNACRADEMLVSSRILKKTGLRVGSRT, from the coding sequence ATGTCGGCCTGCACTTCGCCGTTTGAGCCTGCCCAGCAGGCCGAGCTGGCCCGGCGCCTGGTATCGCTCACCGAAGGCGGGCTGCCGCTGGTGGACGATCCTTGGGGTTGGCTCGCCGAGCGCCTGGAGCTGAGCGTCGAGGCCACCCTCGCGCTGCTGCAGCAGCTACAAGCCGACGGCGCCATCCGCCGCATCGCCGCCGTGCCCAATCACTACCGCCTCGGCTACCGCCACAACGGCATGACCGTCTGGGATGTGGACGACGCCGAGATCGCCCGTCTCGGCCCGTTGATCGGCGCTCAGGCGTTCGTCAGCCATTGCTATCGCCGTCCGCGCCAGGATGGCTGGCGCTACAACCTGTTCGCCATGGTGCACGGCCGCAGCGCCGAGGAGATCGACGGCTACCGCGCCGAGATCCGCGCACTGCTCGGCAACGCCTGCCGCGCCGACGAGATGCTGGTCAGCAGCCGTATTCTCAAGAAGACCGGCTTACGCGTGGGCAGCCGAACCTGA
- a CDS encoding Lrp/AsnC family transcriptional regulator, producing the protein MDELDRRLINRLQHGLPLVRDPWQALAEELDADAAQLRERVQALLDDGTLTRFGPMFDIERLGGAFTLAALSVPEERFDQVAEQLAAMPEIAHNYRREHAWNMWFVLGCATPQGIAETISRIEAETGLPVLNLPKEETYHVGLHFAV; encoded by the coding sequence ATGGATGAGCTCGATCGGCGCCTGATCAACCGCTTGCAGCATGGCCTGCCGCTGGTCCGCGATCCCTGGCAGGCATTGGCCGAAGAGCTGGACGCCGACGCCGCGCAACTGCGCGAACGCGTCCAGGCTCTGCTCGACGATGGCACCCTGACCCGCTTCGGCCCGATGTTCGACATCGAACGTCTCGGCGGCGCCTTTACCCTCGCCGCGCTGTCGGTGCCGGAAGAGCGCTTCGATCAGGTCGCCGAGCAGTTGGCGGCGATGCCGGAAATTGCGCACAACTACCGCCGCGAGCACGCCTGGAACATGTGGTTCGTGCTCGGCTGCGCCACACCGCAGGGCATCGCGGAGACCATTTCCCGGATCGAAGCCGAGACCGGCCTGCCGGTACTCAACCTGCCCAAGGAGGAGACCTACCATGTCGGCCTGCACTTCGCCGTTTGA
- a CDS encoding HPP family protein: MQERLSHWLRSFFPAPQSVSHKHWIRAVIGVGLVVLPMVAVGLLVFGGPVTLHIVAPAGASAVILFSASSSPFAQPWSVIGGNLIAVAIGVTLGLCGLTPVAAAVTAVCLAIACLFLLRCMHPPSCALAMVAAIGGPGITELGYGLLYPVAFNSLLLVAFALLYNNLTGHPYPKPRTQGSGVQAGSVPLGEEHLGFTDDDVERALQEFGEYVDVTRDDLLELIQRIEKHAIRRSMGDVSAADIMCRELHTCAPQESLHQARALVRRHRLHALAVVDPDSHALIGIVTQTDLLQHLESHPSRFSLRRLSLRRETRISDIMSAPVVSVREDAQLPDLVYLLADRGMSCLPVVDAEQRLVGIITQSDLITGLYQSWMKRLSN; encoded by the coding sequence ATGCAAGAACGCCTGAGCCACTGGTTGCGGTCCTTCTTCCCGGCCCCCCAGAGTGTCTCCCACAAGCACTGGATTCGCGCCGTGATCGGCGTCGGGCTGGTAGTGCTGCCGATGGTGGCGGTCGGGCTGCTGGTGTTCGGCGGCCCCGTGACCCTGCATATCGTCGCGCCCGCCGGCGCCTCGGCGGTGATCCTGTTCAGCGCCTCGTCCAGCCCGTTCGCCCAGCCCTGGTCGGTGATCGGTGGCAACCTCATCGCCGTGGCGATCGGGGTGACGCTCGGCCTCTGCGGCCTGACCCCGGTGGCTGCGGCCGTGACGGCGGTGTGTCTGGCGATCGCCTGCCTGTTCCTGCTGCGCTGCATGCACCCGCCGAGCTGTGCGCTAGCGATGGTCGCGGCGATCGGCGGGCCGGGCATCACCGAGCTCGGCTATGGCCTGCTGTATCCTGTGGCGTTCAATTCGCTGCTGCTGGTGGCATTCGCCCTGCTGTACAACAACCTCACCGGGCATCCCTATCCCAAACCGCGGACCCAGGGCAGCGGCGTCCAGGCCGGCAGCGTGCCGCTGGGCGAGGAGCACCTGGGTTTCACCGATGACGACGTCGAACGCGCGCTGCAGGAGTTCGGCGAGTATGTCGACGTGACCCGCGATGACCTGCTCGAGCTGATCCAACGCATCGAAAAGCATGCCATCCGCCGCAGTATGGGAGATGTCAGCGCTGCCGACATCATGTGCCGTGAATTGCATACCTGCGCCCCGCAGGAGAGCCTGCATCAGGCGCGCGCATTGGTGCGCCGGCACCGGCTGCATGCGCTGGCGGTGGTCGATCCAGACAGCCACGCGCTGATCGGCATCGTCACCCAGACCGACCTGCTTCAGCACCTCGAATCGCATCCTTCACGCTTCAGCCTCCGCCGCCTGTCCCTGCGCCGCGAGACGCGTATCAGCGACATCATGAGCGCCCCGGTGGTGTCGGTGCGCGAGGATGCCCAACTGCCGGACCTGGTCTACCTGCTGGCCGATCGCGGCATGTCCTGTCTGCCGGTGGTCGACGCTGAGCAGCGGCTGGTGGGCATCATCACCCAGAGCGATCTGATCACCGGCTTGTACCAGAGCTGGATGAAGCGCCTGAGCAACTGA
- the nirJ gene encoding heme d1 biosynthesis radical SAM protein NirJ, producing MLRISHYLRALARPAMPVLGARSTAGARPPVVIWNLLRRCNLTCKHCYATSADSEFRDELDTAEALKVIDDLHEAGVRVLILSGGEPLLRDDIFELSEYARLRSFFVALSTNGTLIDEGNIEQIAAAKYDYVGISIDGLEAVHDDWRQLKGSFAASMHAIDLCRQHGIRVGLRTTLTQNNYPQLPALLALMREHDVQKFYLSHLNYSGRGKRSRSRKADAHHQMTRDAMYQLFEQAWDDVQHGRETDFVSGNNDADAVLLLKWVEQRLPEHRDRLERMLRAWGGNASGSGIANIDNIGDVHPDTYWWQHTVGNVRRQSFRQLWLDQPEPLLAELRQHPRAVGGRCAECRWLSICNGNTRTRAWAEGNLWGEDPGCYLSDEEIGLPQPQRIPAVAL from the coding sequence ATGCTGAGAATCAGCCATTACCTGCGCGCGCTCGCCCGGCCCGCCATGCCGGTGCTGGGCGCACGCAGCACCGCTGGCGCACGGCCACCGGTGGTGATCTGGAACCTGCTGCGGCGCTGCAACCTGACCTGCAAGCACTGCTACGCGACCTCGGCGGACAGCGAGTTCCGCGACGAACTGGACACGGCCGAAGCGCTCAAGGTGATCGACGACCTGCACGAGGCCGGCGTCCGCGTGCTGATCCTGTCCGGTGGCGAGCCGCTGCTGCGCGACGACATCTTCGAGCTGTCCGAATACGCGCGCCTGCGCAGCTTCTTCGTCGCGCTGTCGACCAACGGCACGCTGATCGACGAGGGCAACATCGAGCAGATCGCCGCGGCGAAATACGACTACGTGGGCATCAGCATCGACGGCCTGGAAGCGGTGCACGACGACTGGCGCCAGCTCAAGGGCAGCTTCGCCGCGTCCATGCACGCCATCGACCTCTGCCGCCAGCATGGCATCCGCGTCGGCCTGCGCACCACCCTGACGCAGAACAACTACCCGCAACTGCCGGCACTGCTGGCGCTGATGCGCGAACACGACGTGCAGAAGTTCTACCTCTCGCACCTCAACTACAGCGGCCGTGGCAAGCGCAGCCGCAGCCGCAAGGCCGACGCCCATCACCAGATGACCCGCGACGCCATGTACCAGCTGTTCGAGCAGGCCTGGGATGATGTGCAGCACGGCCGCGAAACCGATTTCGTCAGCGGCAACAACGACGCCGATGCCGTGCTGCTGTTGAAGTGGGTCGAACAGCGCCTGCCCGAACACCGCGACCGTCTGGAGCGGATGCTGCGCGCCTGGGGCGGCAACGCCTCGGGCAGCGGCATCGCCAATATCGACAACATCGGCGATGTCCACCCGGACACCTACTGGTGGCAGCACACCGTCGGCAACGTGCGCCGGCAGTCGTTCCGCCAGCTCTGGCTGGACCAGCCCGAGCCGCTGCTCGCCGAGCTGCGCCAGCATCCCCGCGCAGTGGGCGGACGCTGCGCAGAGTGCCGCTGGTTGTCGATCTGCAACGGCAACACCCGTACCCGCGCCTGGGCCGAGGGCAACCTTTGGGGCGAAGACCCCGGCTGCTACCTCAGCGATGAAGAAATCGGCTTGCCGCAACCGCAGCGCATTCCCGCCGTCGCCCTTTGA